One window of Mediterraneibacter gnavus ATCC 29149 genomic DNA carries:
- a CDS encoding DeoR/GlpR family DNA-binding transcription regulator, with amino-acid sequence MLAIERRNEILEKLQTDRRVVVSELSQIYEVSEETIRRDLDKLVNDGYAIKSYGGAVINENMNIDLPFNIRKNRNVIGKQRIAELVAKIVQDGDSIMLDASSTAVYIAKGLKDKKNLTLITNSMEIVIELLDMSDWRVLSTGGVSREGSFALVGTQTNRMLQSYHADKAIISCKGLDMAAGLTDSDELLADNKRTMLENAKERILAIDSSKFGATAFMTVGRLKDITMIVTDEKPEMKWLKEFKKLGIECIYPE; translated from the coding sequence ATGCTGGCAATTGAAAGACGTAATGAAATTCTGGAAAAACTGCAGACCGACCGAAGGGTAGTCGTGAGTGAGTTAAGCCAGATTTATGAAGTGTCAGAAGAGACGATTCGAAGAGATCTGGATAAGCTTGTGAATGATGGCTACGCAATCAAGAGCTACGGCGGTGCTGTGATCAATGAGAATATGAATATAGATCTGCCTTTCAATATCAGAAAGAACCGCAATGTGATCGGAAAACAACGGATTGCAGAGCTGGTGGCAAAGATCGTACAGGATGGAGACAGCATTATGCTGGATGCGAGTTCTACCGCAGTTTATATTGCAAAAGGACTGAAAGATAAAAAGAATCTGACGCTGATCACCAATTCAATGGAAATTGTGATCGAGCTTTTGGATATGTCAGATTGGAGGGTATTATCTACAGGCGGAGTATCAAGAGAGGGATCGTTTGCTCTTGTGGGAACCCAGACGAACCGGATGCTCCAGTCGTATCATGCAGACAAAGCAATTATTTCGTGCAAAGGCCTGGATATGGCAGCAGGACTTACAGATTCTGATGAACTTCTTGCAGATAACAAACGAACAATGCTGGAAAATGCTAAGGAGCGTATTCTTGCAATTGACAGCAGTAAGTTTGGGGCAACAGCCTTTATGACGGTCGGAAGATTGAAAGATATTACAATGATCGTAACGGATGAAAAGCCCGAGATGAAGTGGCTGAAAGAATTCAAAAAGTTGGGGATAGAGTGTATCTATCCAGAATAG
- a CDS encoding 4Fe-4S dicluster domain-containing protein has protein sequence MDMKELSSILQQNGIVGAGGAGFPTYAKLDQRAETIILNCAECEPLLRLHRQLLEKYAREIVDTFHLVGQAVGAKEVIIGIKKAYKQTIEAVESVIGEYPEVRLGLLDEVYPAGDEVVLIYEVTGKVVRPGGLPIESGVAVFNVETIYNVWRAMNQQTPVVDKLVSVVAEVEHPVTVRVPIGTTIEEVVALAGGTTVKDPVYFIGGPMMGFIGSGSQPVTKTTNAVLVLPQDHYLVKRKRSKSSIDMKRAAACCCQCSMCTDLCPRHLLGHPIQPHLFMRAATCKDVQQPNIFINTFFCCSCGVCELYSCPQELSPRTLMLEYKNGLRANGLRAPEVTAVPVGEERSYRRVPMERLMSRLDLTKYNKEAPLDESVIPVKRVKIMLSQHIGAPASCVVKPGDMVVKGQMIAEPAKGLSVGIHASVNGLVSEVNEKYVVIETQEGRADNE, from the coding sequence ATGGATATGAAAGAATTAAGCAGCATATTGCAGCAAAACGGAATTGTTGGTGCAGGTGGTGCAGGATTCCCGACTTATGCGAAACTGGATCAGCGTGCAGAAACAATTATCCTGAACTGTGCAGAATGTGAGCCACTACTGAGATTACATAGACAGTTATTGGAAAAATATGCGCGTGAGATTGTGGATACATTTCACCTGGTAGGCCAGGCTGTAGGCGCAAAAGAAGTCATTATCGGAATCAAAAAAGCATATAAGCAGACAATTGAGGCAGTCGAGAGTGTAATCGGAGAATATCCGGAAGTCAGACTGGGACTGCTGGATGAAGTATATCCGGCAGGTGATGAGGTTGTTCTGATTTACGAAGTGACAGGAAAGGTCGTACGTCCGGGAGGACTTCCGATCGAGAGCGGCGTTGCGGTATTCAACGTTGAGACGATCTACAACGTATGGCGCGCTATGAATCAGCAGACTCCTGTTGTAGATAAACTGGTATCCGTTGTTGCCGAGGTAGAGCATCCGGTGACAGTTCGTGTACCGATCGGAACTACAATCGAGGAAGTCGTGGCACTTGCAGGCGGAACAACTGTAAAAGATCCGGTATATTTTATCGGAGGACCGATGATGGGATTCATCGGAAGCGGTTCGCAGCCGGTTACGAAAACAACCAACGCGGTACTGGTATTGCCGCAGGATCATTATCTCGTAAAGAGAAAAAGAAGCAAATCTTCCATTGACATGAAACGTGCGGCTGCATGCTGCTGTCAGTGTTCAATGTGTACAGATTTATGTCCAAGACATCTGCTTGGACACCCGATTCAGCCACACTTGTTTATGCGTGCGGCAACATGCAAAGACGTTCAGCAGCCGAATATCTTTATCAATACATTCTTCTGCTGTTCATGTGGTGTCTGTGAGTTATATTCCTGTCCGCAGGAGCTTTCTCCTAGAACACTGATGCTGGAATACAAAAACGGACTTCGTGCGAACGGACTTCGTGCGCCGGAAGTGACAGCAGTACCGGTAGGAGAAGAAAGATCTTACAGAAGAGTTCCGATGGAACGTCTGATGTCAAGACTGGACTTGACAAAATATAACAAAGAAGCTCCGCTGGATGAATCCGTGATCCCTGTAAAACGAGTGAAGATCATGTTGAGCCAGCATATCGGAGCGCCTGCTTCCTGTGTTGTAAAACCGGGAGATATGGTAGTCAAAGGACAGATGATCGCAGAACCGGCAAAGGGCTTAAGTGTTGGAATCCACGCTTCCGTCAATGGTCTGGTAAGCGAAGTAAATGAGAAATATGTAGTCATAGAGACACAGGAAGGACGTGCAGATAATGAGTAA
- a CDS encoding BMC domain-containing protein, with product MSKAIGMVEYKTTSAGVVAADSMVKTSEVSIIEAQTVCPGKYIVIITGDLSAVTSAVDNAKTMHGKHLINSFVLGNPHESIFPAIYGAAEIKDVSALGIIESYDASSIIVAADEAAKTAIVDLIEVRLARGMCGKSYLMLTGEVAAVEAAIDRAKEAVSDDGMYLDSAVIAHPDAQIRDAIL from the coding sequence ATGAGTAAGGCAATTGGAATGGTAGAATATAAGACTACTTCAGCAGGTGTCGTAGCGGCAGATTCTATGGTAAAAACTTCTGAAGTAAGCATTATCGAAGCGCAGACCGTATGTCCGGGAAAATACATTGTAATTATTACAGGAGATTTAAGTGCAGTAACTTCTGCTGTTGACAATGCAAAAACAATGCATGGAAAACATCTGATCAACAGTTTTGTACTTGGTAATCCGCATGAATCCATTTTCCCTGCAATTTATGGAGCTGCAGAAATCAAGGATGTATCAGCACTGGGTATCATTGAGTCCTATGATGCATCTTCGATCATCGTGGCAGCGGATGAAGCTGCAAAAACAGCAATCGTTGATCTGATCGAAGTACGCCTTGCAAGAGGTATGTGCGGAAAATCTTATCTGATGCTGACAGGTGAGGTTGCTGCTGTAGAAGCTGCGATCGACAGAGCAAAAGAAGCAGTATCTGACGATGGTATGTATCTGGATTCTGCAGTGATCGCACATCCGGATGCACAGATCCGCGACGCAATTTTATAA